One part of the Pogoniulus pusillus isolate bPogPus1 chromosome 8, bPogPus1.pri, whole genome shotgun sequence genome encodes these proteins:
- the TMCO1 gene encoding calcium load-activated calcium channel encodes MSTMFADTLLIVFISVCTALLAEGITWVLVYRTDKYKRLKAEVEKQSKKLEKKKETITESAGRQQKKKIERQEEKLKNNNRDLSMVRMKSMLAIGFCFTALMGMFNSIFDGRVVAKLPFIPLSYIQGVSHRNLLGEDYTDCSFIFLYILCTMSIRQNIQKMLGLAPSRAATKQAGGFLGPPPQAGKFS; translated from the exons ATGAGCACCATGTTCGCTGACACCCTCCTCATCGTCTTCATCTCCGTGTGTACCGCACTGCTGGCCGAGG GTATAACTTGGGTGCTGGTATACCGAACAGACAAGTACAAGAGATTAAAGGCTGAAGTGGAAAAACAGAGCAAGAAAT tggaaaagaagaaggaaacgATAACTGAATCGGCAGGCCgacagcagaaaaagaaaatag AGAGACAAGAAGAGAAACTGAAGAATAACAACAGAGACTTGTCAATG GTTCGGATGAAATCCATGCTTGCCATTGGCTTCTGCTTCACTGCCCTGATGGGAATGTTTAACTCCAT ATTTGATGGCCGAGTGGTGGCAAAGCTTCCATTTATCCCCCTCTCGTACATCCAAGGTGTCTCCCACCGCAACCTTCTGGGCGAGGATTACACTGACTGCTCCTTCATCTTCCTCTACATTCTCTGCACCATGTCCATCAGGCAG AACATCCAGAAGATGCTCGGTCTTGCTCCCTCCCGGGCTGCCAccaagcaggcaggaggcttccTTGGGCCACCACCTCAGGCAGGGAAGTTCTCCTAA
- the ALDH9A1 gene encoding 4-trimethylaminobutyraldehyde dehydrogenase, whose translation MLARSQLPTLLPRLCSLRPSLAMSSVTGTFTSSQPLNYRAGARVQPADGGQAEEVYEPATGRVICKLLCSGEKEVDLAVQSAKAAFKVWSQMSGMERSRVLLEAARIIREQRDEIATLETINNGKSIFEARVDIDISWQCLEYYAGLAGSLAGEHIQLPGGSFGYTRREPLGVCAGIGAWNYPFQTACWKCAPALACGNAMVFKPSPFTPITVVRLAEILTEAGVPKGLFNVVQGGAATGQLLCHHPGVAKISFTGSVPTGSKIMEMAAKGIKPVTLELGGKSPLIIFSDCDMENAINGALMANFLTQGEVCCNGTRVFVERKILDVFTKEVVKRTQKIKIGDPLLEDTRMGALINRPHLDRVQGFIKQAKEQGAEVLCGGDLYVPDDPKLKNGYYMRPCVLGKCKDDMTCVKEEIFGPVMSILPFDTEEEVLERANSTKFGLAGGVFTRDIQKAHRVVAALKAGMCFINNYNISPVELPFGGYKASGFGRENGRAAIEHYTQLKTVCVEMGNVESVF comes from the exons ATGCTGGCTCGATCCCAGCTGCCGACCCTCCTGCCCCGTCTCTGCTCCCTGCGTCCCAGCCTCGCCATGAGCAGCGTTACCGGCACCTtcaccagcagccagcccctcaACTACCGGGCGGGCGCTCGCGTTCAGCCCGCAGACGGCGGCCAGGCGGAGGAGGTGTACGAGCCGGCCACAG GTCGTGTGATttgcaagctgctctgctctggagagaaggaggtcGACCTGGCTGTGCAGAGTGCTAAGGCTGCCTTTAAAGTATGGAGCCAGATGTCCGGCATGGAgcgcagcagggtgctgctggaggctgccaggATTATCCGG GAACAGAGAGATGAAATTGCCACCTTGGAAACCATCAACAATGGGAAATCCATCTTCGAAGCCAGAGTGGACATCGACATatcctggcagtgcctggagtACTATGCAGGACTGGCAGGATCTCTGGCTG GTGAACACATCCAGCTTCCCGGGGGATCCTTTGGGTACACTCGAAGAGAGCCCCTTGGGGTGTGTGCTGGGATTGGAGCCTGGAATTACCCATTTCAAACTGCCTGCTGGAAGTGTGCCCCGGCCTTGGCTTGCG GCAATGCCATGGTCTTCAAGCCTTCTCCCTTCACCCCTATTACAGtggtgaggctggcagagatcCTCACAGAGGCTGGTGTGCCCAAGGGGCTCTTCAATGTGGTGCAGGGGGGAGCAGCCACAGGCCAGTTGCTCTGTCATCACCCTGGTGTGGCCAAAATCTCTTTCACTGGCAGTGTGCCAACTGGCAGCAAG ATCATGGAGATGGCAGCCAAGGGGATCAAACCAGTCACCCTGGAGCTGGGGGGCAAATCTCCCTTGATCATCTTTTCAGACTGTGACATGGAGAATGCCATAAACGGAGCCCTCATGGCCAACTTCCTTACACAGGGCGAG GTGTGCTGCAACGGCACGCGTGTGTTTGTGGAGAGGAAGATCCTGGATGTCTTCACAAAGGAGGTGGTGAAACGCACTCAGAAGATCAAAATTGGGGACCCTCTTCTGGAAGATACACGGATGGGAGCCCTCATCAACCGGCCCCACCTGGATCGTGTCCAGGGCTTTATCAAGCAGGCGAAGGAGCAG GGAGCAGAGGTGCTGTGTGGTGGGGACCTGTATGTGCCAGATGACCCAAAGCTGAAGAATGGCTACTACATGCGACCCTGTGTGTTAG GGAAGTGCAAGGATGACATGACATGTGTGAAGGAAGAGATCTTTGGGCCTGTCATGTCCATTCTGCCATTTGACACTGAGGAAGAGGTCCTGGAAAGAGCCAACAGCACCAAATTTGGCCTGGCAGGTGGTGTCTTCACCAG GGATATTCAGAAGGCTCACAGGGTAGTGGCTGCTCTCAAGGCCGGGATGTGCTTCATTAACAACTACAACATCAGCCCTGTGGAGCTGCCTTTTGGAGGGTACAAGGCATCAG GgtttggcagagagaatggGCGGGCAGCCATCGAGCACTACACACAGCTGAAGACTGTCTGCGTGGAGATGGGCAATGTGGAGTCTGTGTTTTAG